From the Papaver somniferum cultivar HN1 chromosome 2, ASM357369v1, whole genome shotgun sequence genome, the window gatacggttctttatatttattgtttgatacatctgacatttcttctattgttgcaagactccaacataaACTAGCATTAAGAACTGTCCAATTATCCGACTACAGAACCTGTGCAGACAAAAGGTAAATCATTCTGACAAGATTCATAGAGCATACACGTTTTCATAAATCATAGACGTTTTCTTTCCCGATTCGTTCATAAGTAGGAGCCAAACAATGATCAACCATCTTTATAAGGCCAGGTAGTTCTAATGCTCCTGCCACCCGTTCTTTATCATTCACTCGTTCATTTACTGCAATTAATCAGGAACAAAGTGACTCTGAATAACGACATCAGATGCTACACGACAACCGTGAACAGTGTAAGCAATGAATACCTGCAGCTTCGTGTGCATGAGTTCCTGGTGCCACCCTATTATCCACCTAAAGTATTTGAAGAGAACTAGGGGATCAGTACAGGTGGTCGGGTTTCAAACTAACTATGCAAGATATTGGTAACATTGCAAAGTAAATGAAAGATGACAACTATAAAGGTTTTGTGTCCCACCTTGTAACGAGAAGGCAAACTGCGAATAAGTTTTATATGTAAGCAAAGCCCAATAGTTTTAGCCATTTCGCAGTTTATGTTTGTAGGAGTAAATGTGACCCTGCATCCAAAATGACATAATAAGAAAAGAAGTGATACTAAAACTAAAACAAGCAATGTCTCCAAAAAGCTCtagaataaaagaagaaaaatcgtGCATTCACCTGACATGGCTATTCTTATCATTTACTTCAACAGCATCCTGCGTTACAACTTTCAGTTCTTCCAAGGAACTAGGAAACTCTGTATCTCTTATATCTCTGATATGATGTAAGACTGTTAAGGTAACAAACATAACTGCTGCATAGCACACAAGAAAATTATATAAGAGAAAAATGGAGAACAACATTTCATCATGCTAATCTGTAGAAACAAAAGGATATTAAAAACTTCTAGTTGATCGATAGGGGCCGTCGTATATTCATCAACATCGGCAGGCACTACCGGGCAGCGCCTTTTTCTTTCATAAACAGCAGGGTTTGCATTAATCAATCCCTGAACCATTTCCAAAGTGAAATGTGCAACTCAAAGGGTCTCTACGACTGTTTATGTACCTGTAAAACAaaaatttaacctaagcatggcatatcaattgaaaagcataagtaATCAAGAAAGTCACACATACGATCAGATGTCAaaactatatgaagaaaaactactagtcgtTTGAGCTAAAAGTTCTAGCAACACTGGGTTTGTAAAACCCACAAATACATTACAAAAGAAAGGAATTAAACCGTTTTCACCCCGAGTTTCCACTTTCTCACGTTTTCGCCGACTAGAATCACCTCCACGGCGGCACCTTGTCTCCAAAAGAAAACCGGCGGAAAAACCTCCCTACTCAAATGAAGAACTCACCAATCACCATGGTAGTGAAAGTCTAGGCAGTAAAAACCTAGTCCCCGTCATACGCCTTTTGGTAATGGGCCCGTTGCTAATTATCCATCACGGTCCAACGAGAGAGTATAACACCACATGCTTTCTCAAATTTTATTTACTCCTATTAAACAAAAATCATCCATGTCTTTGtggtgatccatattttatggatcaaaaagtgctagtatggatgattttaaCATCCATATGTTTGTAAATGTTTGTAAAGTCTAAAAAGGCCCTCAAATATGTGGAGGTAGCTATGGAGAGTCCGAACACTTATCctgcatattttttttttttcttttttctcatcCGATCATTAGTGAACCGGATATCatcttttttaatattttaatataataaatattttaaaattattgtcatcatattttattattggataaagggtattacattaactagttggaagtctaacaagctaagctccaacaacatactactacattaattgaacatgttgttgtgctagcctaccagcgagcctcatggataacctaaccaagggagccgaagctgATAGGGGATGAGAtggtgtcacaaggggggcaaactaactctaccttccatgggGGCTgagattttttaat encodes:
- the LOC113353662 gene encoding protein AE7-like; amino-acid sequence: MVQGLINANPAVYERKRRCPVVPADVDEYTTAPIDQLEVFNHIRDIRDTEFPSSLEELKVVTQDAVEVNDKNSHVRVTFTPTNINCEMAKTIGLCLHIKLIRSLPSRYKVDNRVAPGTHAHEAAVNERVNDKERVAGALELPGLIKMVDHCLAPTYERIGKENVYDL